From a region of the Tateyamaria omphalii genome:
- a CDS encoding Hint domain-containing protein, whose translation MPDYDIYVLDKSDVTVVGGQLDGVDQGSGVHLQGLQLTLDSNGWQPISVRDNDDNFEDSDSSQRLDGAQDVNGTIYADNTVVEAEYSFVVTDGTSSWTLVAFNVNNSSPAYGTIEGLAFIGGPGGFPPVGVQLTVTSTQEGPSFAASDYATPICLASGTRVDTPDGPRPIEELEVGDLVTTASGIAMPIRWHGARAAVRRGAFASVVFAPGALGNTVPLETSQQHRIQLSGWKAELLFGAPDVLAAAVHLVNDHDIRLRSGGIVTYHHLLLDTHQLIRAEGVWTETLFPGPGALSSLPKTAQHELMTLFPELDTPDGANRYDQTVLPVLKAHEARSWIL comes from the coding sequence ATGCCTGACTATGATATCTATGTTCTGGACAAGTCGGACGTCACAGTGGTGGGCGGCCAGCTTGACGGCGTGGATCAAGGCAGTGGCGTGCATTTGCAGGGATTGCAGCTGACGCTGGATTCCAACGGCTGGCAGCCGATTTCAGTCAGGGACAATGACGACAATTTCGAGGACAGCGATAGCTCGCAACGGCTGGACGGCGCGCAGGACGTAAATGGCACCATCTACGCCGACAACACGGTGGTCGAGGCCGAGTATTCCTTTGTCGTCACGGACGGTACATCGTCCTGGACGCTGGTTGCGTTCAACGTAAACAACTCGTCGCCTGCCTACGGCACCATCGAGGGGCTCGCGTTTATCGGTGGTCCGGGTGGGTTCCCGCCTGTGGGGGTCCAACTGACCGTCACCAGCACGCAAGAAGGTCCGTCGTTTGCGGCCAGTGACTATGCGACACCGATCTGCCTGGCCAGTGGCACGCGGGTCGACACCCCGGATGGCCCACGGCCCATCGAGGAGCTTGAGGTCGGCGACCTGGTTACAACAGCGTCCGGCATTGCCATGCCAATCCGCTGGCACGGCGCGCGCGCGGCCGTGCGCCGGGGCGCGTTTGCATCAGTGGTGTTTGCACCCGGTGCGTTGGGCAACACGGTCCCGCTGGAAACATCGCAACAGCATCGGATTCAATTGTCAGGTTGGAAAGCCGAGCTTTTGTTCGGCGCACCGGACGTTCTGGCAGCTGCCGTTCACCTGGTGAACGACCATGACATCCGTCTGCGCAGCGGCGGAATTGTGACCTATCATCACCTGCTTCTCGACACCCATCAGCTTATCCGTGCAGAGGGCGTGTGGACCGAAACACTGTTTCCGGGCCCAGGCGCGCTGAGCAGCTTGCCCAAGACAGCCCAGCACGAGTTGATGACCCTATTTCCCGAGCTTGACACCCCCGACGGCGCAAACCGCTACGATCAAACCGTTCTGCCCGTTCTGAAAGCGCACGAGGCGCGGTCGTGGATTTTGTGA
- the lepA gene encoding translation elongation factor 4 — MTPLSHIRNFSIVAHIDHGKSTLADRLIQSTNTVADRDMKEQLLDSMDIERERGITIKANTVRIDYTAQNGEKYVLNLIDTPGHVDFAYEVSRSMRAVEGSLLVVDSTQGVEAQTLANVYQAIDADHEIVPVFNKIDLPASDIDRVAEQVEDVIGIDASGAIAVSAKTGEGITETLEAIVTLLPAPKGNPDADLKAMLVDSWYDSYLGVIVLIRVIDGRLKKGQKIKFLSNDTVHHVDRVGVFRPQMEMVDSLGPGEIGFLTASIKQVRDTRVGDTITHERKEVEPLPGFKPAQPVVFCGLFPVDSAEFEDLRDAIDKLALNDASFSFEMETSAALGFGFRCGFLGLLHLEVIRDRIEREYGIELITTAPSVIYHVHMKDGTMTELHNPADMPDLSVVDHMEEPRIKATILVPDDYLGDVLKLCQDRRGIQEDLTYAGTRAMVVYDLPLNEVVFDFYDRLKSVTKGYASFDYQLTGYREDNLVKMSILVNDEPVDALSIMVHRDRAEMRGRAMVEKLKDLIPRHMFKIPIQAAIGGKVIARETLSAMRKDVTAKCYGGDATRKRKLLDKQKAGKKKMRQFGKVDIPQEAFISALKMDG; from the coding sequence ATGACACCGCTTTCACATATCCGCAATTTCTCCATCGTCGCCCATATCGACCACGGGAAATCGACCCTCGCCGACCGGCTGATCCAGTCCACCAACACCGTGGCCGACCGGGACATGAAGGAACAGCTTCTCGACAGTATGGATATCGAACGCGAGCGGGGGATCACGATCAAGGCCAACACCGTCCGCATCGACTACACCGCGCAGAACGGCGAAAAATACGTTTTGAATCTGATAGATACACCCGGCCACGTCGACTTCGCCTACGAGGTCAGCCGGTCCATGCGCGCCGTCGAAGGCTCGCTTCTGGTGGTGGATTCAACGCAGGGGGTCGAGGCGCAGACGCTGGCCAACGTCTATCAGGCCATCGACGCCGACCACGAAATCGTCCCCGTGTTCAACAAGATCGACCTGCCTGCATCGGACATCGACCGCGTCGCCGAACAGGTCGAGGATGTGATCGGCATCGACGCCTCGGGCGCCATCGCAGTGTCCGCCAAGACGGGCGAGGGGATCACTGAGACGCTCGAAGCCATCGTCACCCTGCTGCCCGCACCCAAGGGGAACCCCGACGCCGACCTCAAGGCCATGCTGGTCGACAGCTGGTACGACAGCTATCTCGGCGTCATCGTCCTGATCCGCGTCATCGACGGGCGGCTGAAAAAAGGCCAGAAAATCAAGTTCTTATCGAATGATACCGTCCACCACGTGGACCGTGTCGGCGTCTTCCGGCCGCAGATGGAAATGGTCGACAGCCTCGGTCCCGGCGAGATCGGCTTCCTCACCGCCTCCATCAAACAGGTCCGCGACACCCGCGTCGGCGACACGATCACCCACGAACGCAAAGAGGTCGAACCGCTCCCTGGCTTCAAGCCCGCGCAACCGGTTGTTTTCTGTGGTCTTTTCCCCGTGGACAGTGCCGAATTCGAAGACCTCCGCGACGCCATCGACAAGCTGGCCCTCAACGACGCCTCGTTCTCTTTTGAGATGGAAACCTCCGCCGCCCTCGGCTTCGGCTTCCGATGCGGTTTCCTCGGCCTGCTCCACCTCGAAGTGATCCGCGACCGGATCGAACGCGAGTACGGCATCGAACTGATCACCACGGCCCCGTCGGTCATCTACCACGTCCATATGAAGGACGGCACGATGACCGAACTGCACAACCCCGCCGACATGCCCGACCTGTCGGTCGTGGACCACATGGAAGAACCGCGGATCAAGGCCACGATCCTCGTCCCTGACGACTACCTCGGCGACGTGCTCAAGCTGTGCCAGGACCGCCGCGGGATACAAGAGGATCTGACCTACGCCGGCACCCGCGCCATGGTCGTCTACGACCTGCCGCTGAACGAGGTGGTGTTCGACTTTTACGATAGGCTCAAGTCGGTAACGAAAGGTTACGCCAGCTTCGACTACCAACTGACGGGCTACCGCGAGGACAACCTGGTCAAAATGTCGATCCTCGTGAATGACGAGCCGGTGGACGCCCTGTCGATCATGGTTCACCGCGACCGGGCTGAGATGCGCGGGCGCGCGATGGTGGAGAAGCTCAAGGACCTGATCCCCCGCCACATGTTCAAAATCCCGATCCAGGCGGCGATCGGCGGCAAGGTCATCGCGCGCGAGACGCTGTCCGCGATGCGCAAGGACGTGACGGCGAAATGCTACGGCGGGGATGCGACGCGGAAGCGCAAGCTGCTGGACAAGCAGAAGGCCGGGAAGAAGAAGATGCGTCAGTTCGGGAAGGTGGATATTCCGCAAGAAGCTTTCATTTCCGCCCTCAAGATGGACGGCTAA